A DNA window from Camelina sativa cultivar DH55 chromosome 13, Cs, whole genome shotgun sequence contains the following coding sequences:
- the LOC104734907 gene encoding probable E3 ubiquitin-protein ligase ARI16, translating to MEAAGQKYSVLVKTEVRDKMMGEINQISEFFSVSKSDATVILVRLRWNSFKASDLLVDNKDKFLAELGLARVPISNSSSAGRETTTLPDGDGDYLVSTPFCSHKFSTTCWSEYLNDALVKNKEETGLIISCLNQGCVASVGPDTIDKLTDRVKEMYEGWLLESFMECHKATIQWCPASDCKYAILLEDDTDEVDFGVVCLCGHTFCWTCGLESHRPVDCKKASIWSTDLLDQLRTVSWIHANTKRCPNCNIPVQQNEDPDYKLMECICSYSFCWVCLRTAQEHNGNWNCVPVAGPVGESSSRELTQIFRLDLWEARQKEMEKAKSNQKLVEEKFIPSLEERCGVSELDIRTIKEAEMLIVQCRQVLKWSCVFEYYMTEEYGSTKMQYLQHRRDLASVMVWNHEITRRWVIYNALDERNFTCVKHKMETSTTNTGNYFHGFVKNLEEGMPEVLYGDRPIIRWLCHKCFFSNKYVDKECQLCYVPRESPESSHVAAPDDLLSQQ from the exons ATGGAAGCCGCTGGTCAGAAATACTCTGTTCTCGTGAAAACCGAAGTTCGTGATAAGATGATGGGAGAAATCAATCAGATCTCGGAATTCTTCTCGGTGTCAAAGTCTGATGCAACCGTGATCCTAGTCCGTCTCCGTTGGAACTCGTTCAAGGCTTCAGATCTTCTTGTTGACAACAAGGACAAGTTTCTGGCGGAGCTAGGGCTGGCTCGAGTTCCTATTTCCAACTCTTCTTCTGCAGGTCGTGAGACGACGACCCTTCCTGATGGTGATGGAGATTACTTAGTCTCCACGCCTTTTTGCTCACACAAGTTTTCAACAACTTGCTGGAGTGAATATCTCAACGATGCTCTGGTGAAGAACAAGGAGGAGACAGGACTCATCATCTCTTGCCTTAACCAAGGCTGTGTCGCCTCTGTTGGACCCGATACCATCGATAAACTGACTGACAGAGTGAAGGAGATGTACGAGGGATGGCTTCTCGAATCCTTCATGGAGTGCCATAAGGCAACCATCCAATGGTGTCCTGCATCGGATTGCAAATACGCCATACTGCTTGAGGATGATACTGATGAAGTTGATTTCGGTGTGGTCTGTTTGTGTGGCCACACCTTCTGTTGGACGTGTGGCCTTGAGTCACACCGCCCGGTGGACTGCAAGAAAGCATCAATTTGGTCGACGGACCTGTTGGATCAGTTAAGGACCGTTTCTTGGATCCATGCAAACACCAAACGCTGTCCCAACTGCAACATTCCTGTGCAGCAGAATGAGGATCCTGATTACAAGCTAATGGAGTGTATctgcag TTATAGCTTCTGTTGGGTCTGCTTACGCACGGCGCAAGAGCATAATGGGAACTGGAATTGTGTTCCAGTGGCTGGTCCAGTGGGGGAATCTTCTTCACGTGAACTGACTCAAATCTTCCGCCTGGATCTCTGGGAGGCACGCCAGAAGGAAATGGAGAAAGCTAAATCCAATCAGAAACTCGTAGAGGAGAAGTTCATTCCGTCACTAGAGGAGAGATGCGGAGTGAGCGAGCTGGACATAAGGACAATAAAAGAAGCAGAGATGCTAATTGTTCAGTGCAGGCAGGTACTGAAGTGGAGTTGTGTGTTCGAATACTACATGACGGAGGAGTACGGTAGCACGAAGATGCAGTACCTGCAACACCGACGAGATCTAGCGAGCGTAATGGTTTGGAATCACGAAATTACTCGACGTTGGGTTATATATAATGCCCTCGACGAAAGAAATTTCACTTGCGTAAAGCACAAGATGGAAACAAGTACAACAAACACTGGTAACTACTTCCATGGATTCGTCAAGAATCTTGAAGAAGGAATGCCAGAAGTACTGTATGGGGATCGACCGATCATTCGCTGGCTCTGCCATAAGTGCTTCTTTAGTAACAAATATGTTGATAAAGAGTGCCAGTTGTGCTATGTCCCTCGGGAATCTCCGGAATCTTCTCATGTGGCAGCTCCTGATGACCTACTGAGTCAACAGTAA
- the LOC104734909 gene encoding alternative NAD(P)H-ubiquinone oxidoreductase C1, chloroplastic/mitochondrial-like, translated as MAVLSSVSSLLPFSSYGANRLTSKASLASITSGFNLSSRWNSTRNPSRLHLSRAVTNNSGNTEVSENEAAPRTYAWPDNKRPRVCILGGGFGGLYTALRLESLVWPDDKKPQVVLVDQSERFVFKPMLYELLSGEVDVWEIAPRFSDLLTNTGIKFLRDRVKTLLPCDHVGVNGSESFITGGTVLLESGFKIEYDWLVLALGAESKLDVVPGATELAFPFYTLEDAIKLNEKLSKLERKNFKDGSTIKVAVVGCGYAGVELAATISERLQDRGIVQSINVSKNILTSAPNGNREAAMKVLMSRKVQLLLGYLVKSIKRASDSKEDEGYLLELQPAERGLENQTIEADIVLWTVGAKPLLTKLEASGPNVLPLNARGQAETDETLRVKGHPRIFALGDSSSLRDSNGKLLPTTAQVAFQEADFTGWNIWAAINNRPLLPFRFQNLGEMMTLGRYDAAISPSFIEGLTLEGPIGHAARKLAYLIRLPTDEHRFKVGISWFAKSAVDSIAVLQSNLTKVLSGS; from the exons ATGGCCGTTCTCTCCTCCGTATCTTCTCTCTTACCCTTCTCTAGTT ATGGGGCAAATAGACTAACTAGTAAAGCCTCTTTAGCTTCGATAACTTCTGGATTCAATCTCTCTTCTCGTTGGAACTCAACCAGAAACCCCTCTAGGTTACATCTTTCGAGAGCAGTGACAAACAACAGTGGTAACACAGAGGTTTCTGAGAATGAAGCAGCTCCAAGGACTTACGCATGGCCTGATAACAAG AGGCCAAGGGTGTGCATCTTAGGTGGCGGGTTTGGAGGATTGTATACAGCTTTGAGATTAGAGTCGCTTGTGTGGCCTGATGACAAAAAACCCCAG GTGGTTTTGGTTGACCAATCCGAACGTTTTGTGTTCAAGCCGATGTTGTATGAACTTCTCTCTGGAG AAGTTGATGTGTGGGAGATTGCTCCCCGTTTCTCGGATTTGCTTACAAACACGGGGATTAAATTTCTCCGAGATAGAGTTAAAACATTGCTTCCTTGTGACCATGTAGGAGTGAATGGGTCTGAAAGTTTTATTACTGGAGGAACCGTCTTGCTTGAAAGCGGTTTTAAAATTGAATACGATTG GTTGGTTCTTGCTCTTGGCGCTGAATCTAAACTCGATGTTGTTCCCGGCGCAACGGAGTTGGCTTTCCCATTCTACACTCTTGAAGATGCTATT AAGCTTAACGAAAAGCTGAGTAAATTGGAGAGGAAGAATTTTAAAGACGGCTCTACCATAAAAGTAGCTGTTGTTGGCTGCGGTTATGCAGGAGTAGAGTTGGCCGCTACCATATCAGAGAGACTGCAAGATCGTGGAATAGTGCAGTCCATAAACGTATCAAAGAACATACTAACATCAGCCCCTAATGGGAACAGGGAGGCGGCTATGAAG GTCCTTATGTCGAGAAAAGTCCAGTTACTCTTGGGATATCTTGTTAAATCCATAAAGAGAGCAAGCGACtcaaaagaagatgaaggataTTTGTTAGAGCTTCAGCCTGCAGAAAGAGGATTAGAGAATCAAACTATTGAAGCGGATATAGTGTTATGGACAGTCGGTGCTAAGCCTTTGCTTACCAAACTAGAAGCCTCGGGTCCGAATGTCCTTCCTCTGAATGCTAGAGGACAAGCGGAAACAGACGAGACACTCCGTGTTAAAGGACATCCACGGATCTTTGCATTaggtgattcttcttctttaagagATTCGAATGGAAAGCTTCTTCCTACAACAGCTCAg GTTGCTTTTCAAGAAGCAGACTTTACTGGCTGGAATATATGGGCAGCCATAAATAACCGACCTTTATTACCTTTCAG GTTTCAGAACCTAGGTGAGATGATGACTCTTGGAAGATATGATGCTGCTATTTCGCCAAGTTTCATTGAAGGGCTTACGCTCGAAGGTCCAATTGGTCACGCAGCAAGAAAATTGGCGTATTTGATTAGACTACCAACTGATGAACACCGGTTCAAGGTCGGTATTAGTTGGTTTGCTAAATCTGCTGTTGATTCAATTGCTGTACTTCAGAGCAATCTAACCAAGGTGTTATCTGGTTCGTGA
- the LOC104734912 gene encoding uncharacterized protein LOC104734912, which yields MGKENQLETNNCGVSDHGSPPIKNEEHEAPRYSSDKDTGLPTCRVCQCSESDRRGDAALGFLGITPPVSDPCKSNAGEETVVDQKSSVVKPSGFIELISPDGEVFVCSNDDIEMGAWQHRDTLLELGCSCKNDLALVHYACALKWFVNHGSTVCEICGKTAENIRTVDFNKVVISLKDYAALRERTADGDPNPVAVNNNTSSSGIDPDAVAAIRRQRLSEISLWFGPHCSNNNNNNSSNSAAAGAGPSQVTSEQPLGVVNFDILPMESRATKWAVEGTGILLATGLLTVTLAWLIAPRVGKRTAKSGLHILLGGLCALTVVIFFRFVVLTRIRYGPARYWAILFVFWFLVFGIWASRSHASHSST from the exons ATGGGTAAAGAGAATCAGTTGGAGACTAATAACTGTGGAGTCAGTGATCACGGTTCTCCACCTATCAAGAACGAAGAACATGAGGCACCACGTTACAGTTCAGACAAAGACACGGGTTTACCAACTTGCCGTGTGTGCCAATGTTCAGAATCCGATAGAAGAGGAGACGCTGCTTTAGGGTTTTTGGGTATCACTCCTCCAGTTTCAGATCCTTGTAAAAGCAATGCTGGTGAAGAAACCGTTGTTGATCAGAAAAGCTCGGTTGTCAAACCCAGTGGATTCATAGAACTGATAAGTCCCGATGGAGAAGTTTTCGTTTGCTCAAACGACGATATTGAAATGGGTGCGTGGCAGCATCGAGATACGTTGCTAGAACTCGGATGTTCTTGCAAAAACGATCTTGCTTTGGTACACTACGCTTGTGCATTGAAATGGTTCGTCAACCACGGATCAACTGTTTGTGAAATATGCGGTAAAACCGCAGAGAATATAAGAACAGTTGATTTCAACAAAGTGGTAATCTCCTTGAAAGATTACGCAGCGCTAAGAGAAAGAACAGCTGATGGAGATCCGAATCCTGTAGCGGTTAATAACAACACGAGTTCTTCAGGGATTGATCCTGATGCAGTTGCAGCCATTCGAAGGCAACGGCTTAGTGAGATTTCGTTATGGTTTGGTCCTCATTGttctaacaacaacaacaacaatagtagTAATTCTGCTGCTGCAGGGGCGGGTCCTTCTCAGGTTACATCTGAACAACCTTTGGGTGTAGTAAACTTTGATATCTTGCCTATGGAAAGCCGTGCGACCAAATGGGCGGTTGAAGGTACCGGAATACTACTCGCTACTGGATTACTCACAGTTACTTTGGCTTGGCTCATTGCTCCTCGTGTTGGAAAG AGAACTGCAAAGAGTGGACTTCACATACTTCTCGGTGGTCTCTGTGCTTTAACAGTAGTCATCTTCTTCAGATTC GTTGTGCTGACAAGAATCAGGTACGGACCAGCACGGTACTGGGCAATCTTGTTCGTTTTCTGGTTTCTTGTGTTTGGCATTTGGGCTTCACGTTCACACGCTTCTCACTCCTCCACATGA
- the LOC104734911 gene encoding uncharacterized protein LOC104734911, translating to MLPLKLARSLLLHETLNLTHNSGDTNDGKEEEEGETSIRQILSSYKQSKTTRSRSEKKNTRNSKTPLLYFVPTRELISDTYRLATVARDLGMDLYPTPSLSHIIFSFLPRESKSPSPSPFSSSSQPSTWSSSASLSSTLSWSLPNGAVMLSFPSLSASSLSHLRSFVSLSNGLFKLVFSSSSAASAVETSSSSASSSGSVSNWDCCSVSLFSRIANKRIGSMESFSNALASNGWSIYKTKENHHPSSEESTSSNTGGGSVYLFRKVYTGRIMNREGNGSCRVRELRLPQLDFRNAPLRILQYLMLMTDDIFFLA from the coding sequence ATGCTTCCACTAAAGCTTGCTCGATCTCTTCTCCTCCACGAGACTCTCAATCTGACTCATAATTCCGGTGATACAAACgacggtaaagaagaagaagaaggagaaaccaGCATCCGGCAAATCTTAAGCTCCTACAAGCAATCAAAAACAACCCGATCGAGATCCGAGAAGAAGAACACGAGAAATTCGAAAACCCCATTGCTCTACTTCGTTCCAACACGAGAATTGATCTCAGATACTTACCGATTAGCCACAGTAGCAAGAGATCTAGGTATGGATTTGTACCCAACACCATCGCTCTCTCACATCATCTTCTCATTCCTGCCGCGGGAATCGAAATCGCCGTCGCCGtcacctttctcttcttcttcgcaaCCTTCGACGTGGTCCTCTTCGGCTTCGCTGTCGTCGACTCTCTCGTGGTCACTCCCGAACGGCGCAGTGATGCTCTCATTCCCATCTCTCTCCGCCTCATCACTCTCTCACCTCCGATCCTTCGTCTCCCTCTCCAACGGTCTCTTCAAACtcgtcttctcctcctcctccgccgcttcCGCCGTGGaaacatcttcttcctctgcctcGTCATCCGGATCCGTTAGCAATTGGGACTGCTGCTCCGTTTCTCTCTTCTCGAGAATCGCTAACAAACGAATCGGATCGATGGAGAGCTTCTCGAACGCATTGGCTTCAAACGGATGGTCGATTTACAAGACGAAAGAGAATCATCATCCGTCGTCGGAGGAATCTACTAGTAGCAATACCGGCGGGGGATCGGTGTATCTGTTTAGGAAAGTGTATACGGGTCGGATCATGAACCGAGAAGGAAACGGGTCGTGTAGAGTAAGAGAGCTGAGACTACCACAATTGGATTTCAGGAACGCACCTCTACGGATTCTACAGTATTTGATGTTGATGACCGATGACATCTTCTTCCTTGCGTAA